The genomic region CGGGGCAGGCCATTCCAATGACCTTATTCGTCGTGAGGATCTCGTATTCCACCTCATCGGCTATGCATTTGGCCAAGTCCGGGTGCGTCATTGTGTGGTTTGCGACCTCGTGCCCTTCTGCAATGATGCGCTGGATCACCTGTGGCTGGGCCGCCGCGTATGCACCGATCACGCAGAAGGTGGCGGGCGTCCGATGCTGCGCCAGAACATCCAGGATAGCCGGCGTGCAAAGCGGGTTGGGACCATCATCAAAGCTCAGATAGACGCAAGGCTCTCCGCCGGCATCGGCGTAGTCGCTCCGCGCTTCAGTCGCGTCGTTTGTGGACCTCACAGTTCTGGCCCGTTCCGTTCGATCGTGTCACCCGCCGGCCATTCGCTCATGGGTCTCCCAATCGGCAGAACGAGGCCGACCACGTCCTCCACACGCGTCGGAGGCACAGTGAGGTAGATGTCCGGACGAGCGGACCGGACGCGAAGCCCTGGCAGAACAGTCGCCAATCCCTGTCGCCCGAGCAGCCTGGTAATATGTTTCTGCAGGGCAGCTCGGACCGTGCCAAAGCCGAACGGCACGCCAAGATCTCGCAATACGGGATACATCACTCGGATCGAGTGGGTTATTCCAAGCCCCTCCAGATCCGGGCGAACCCCGTACAATCCGAGTTCAGCCACGAGCAGATCGGTCTGACCAACTTTTATGAAGCGGCGTAGTGCCGCGATGTGAATCGCAACGCCACGATCATCGTAGCCGATTGCCCGAATTTCAGGCCTTGCGCCGGCCCAGCTTCGATGACCTTCAAAGGGCTTTGCATTGAATTCCCCGGTCGGACCATAGGTCTTCCGGAAGAAGTCGGATAATTCAATATGGTCAGCAAGTTCAAGGTCATTCTCCCAGCACAACCTCCAACGGACCGGAGGGCGCGCCGAAACACCTCGTTTGGATTCGGGCACGATCATGTTCATAGGGCGTCATTCCTGTTCGCTATCTGGCTCCTGACGCAGGCCAGCAGTTCGCTACCTTCGAAAGGCTTGCTCATGAACTGGAGTCCAGGGCCTCGCCTCACATCGTGTTCGGAATGGCCTGTGAGCAGAACGGTGGGAATCGCGCCTCCGGATGCAACCAGATGATCGAGGAGCTCGAGGCCACTCATCGCGCTCGGGTGCATGTCCGCGGTCAAGCACGACGTGATCGAACGGCGGTCTGATTTCGAGAAACCCTCTGCGCTCTCGAATGGTTCAGGCACGTAACCTGCGGAAAAGACCATATCCGTCAGATCTTCACGCACTGACTGATCTGCATTCACAATCGCGACCACATCGCGCGTGTGCGCAACTTTCATCAGATTCGCCAAGGACGCCTTCGCTTGCATGTTCCGCACGATTTCACCGTCGCAAGGACGCAATCCAATCGGATGCGACCAAGGCACATTTGGCACCCGCAACCGGAGGGGTGCGACCGGACGGCAATCTACGGCCTGGTTGAGGGTTCGCTCAATTCTACGGCGGTACACGGTGGATATAGAATGGGTTGGCGAAGCCATACGATGGTTTGCTCGTCGTATACGCCCACGCAACTTTACGGATTCCGATCGTTCTAGCTCACGCCGATATGGCTTGCGCAACACGCGCGAAACTGCGACGCCACGATCGAGACGTCTTGATTGATACCGAGCGCAGGGCTGAGACGCGCAACGATTTGTAACCATTCTGATGGATCTGACATCTCGCTAAACTATCGTTTGCTATCCTCATTCGGTACAAATGGTAAAATCGAATATATCGATAGAACACATTCACAGCGTGGATCGCTCCGGATTATGCGTTTCAAGGGCCTTGATCTGAATCTCCTCGTCGCGTTCGACGCCCTGGTGACGCAAGGCAATCTCACTACGGCGGCAAGAAGCATCAACCTCAGTCAACCTGCCATGAGTGCCGCCGTCGCGCGGCTTCGCACTTACTTTCGCGATGAGCTATTCACCATGAAAGGACGGAAGCTTGTCCCAACGCCGCGGGCTGAAGCGCTCGCAGCCCCGATTCGCGAGGCTCTCGCTCACATTCAGCACTCCATTATTTCTCCAGACGGATTCGATCCGTCTCAATCGAATCGGCGATTTAGGATCATCCTGTCCGACTTCATGACTGTCGTGTTTCTTCGAGGGGTCGTGGACCGCGTCGCGCGGGAAGCACCAACAATCAGTTTCGAGTTGCTGCCGCCCGCAGAGGAACCTGATGAGCTTCTCCGGCGCGGTGAAGTCGATTTTCTCATGTATCCGCAGATGTTCATGTCGAGCGCGCATCCGAAGGCGGCTCTGTTCGAGGACACTTTCGTCTGCGTGGGCTGCCCCATGAACAAGCAGCTCGCTTCGCGTCTCACGTTCGAGAAATACATCTCGATCGGGCACGTGGAAGCCCAGTTCGGGCGCTCCCTGAGGCCCTCCTTCCACGAATGGCTCTTGCTCGAGCATGGTTTCAAGATACGCACCGAGGTCGCGGTGCAGGGTTTTGGCATGATTCCGCCTATGTTATTGGGCACCAACCGTATAGCGAGCATGCCCTCAAGATTGGTCAGCCATTTCGCACAGACGATGCCGCTGCGGGTTGTCGAACCTCCCCTGCGACTTCTCACATTCACAGAGGCCGTCCAATGGCCCGCCATTCATAATACTGATCCTGCAAGCATGTGGTTGCGCAACATATTCTTGCAGCAGGCATCCACGATGGTCTCTCCGTCCGAGATCAGCCAATGTCACGGCCCGTCCTAGGACTGTTCGGGCCGGTTGCGGCCTGCTCCCGCTAACCGGACTTACGCCAGGCCCGAAGCCCCCGGTCCTCTGATTGACGTTTGGCACAGTGAAAAAAAGCGCGCTTAAGCGTAAGTCGCAGCCGATTGACTCGCGGTGCCGTGACGATCCTGCGCATCACACAGCTCGCTTGGCGGCTAAGGACTTTCCGCTGATTCGGACGGGACCGCATCACAGGTGCATGCGCCAGCTTCAGAGTACGCAAAAATTATGTGGCCTGTCCGGCGAACAATGTTCGGCCTCAGCACCAAACTCGCTTGAATCGCACGCCGCGTCAGGTTCAAGGCCAGCACCTGCGATCGAAGTTGCAGGCTTCACCTGGTAGCGAACCCGCATCGCTGTTTGCCTGAACTGGTGGATCTCATTGCCTTCAACAGCGATGGAGTTAGTCCCGAAGCGCGCCACTAGATACAAATGGCTGATGACCGGCAGAGGCGCTTCCTGCTCGTTCAGGTCGAATCAACATGAAAGCTGAACGCAAACGCCGCCCACGATCGCGCACCCCAAAGCCAACCGCAAACCCGGATGGGCGGGGAAGACTGCGTGTCTTTGCACAATGTCACAATGGAAATTCGGAACACTTCCTCTCTCGGCGGCGCTTATCTTCCTCTCGATGCGAGCGATGCCGCGTGATCGAGTGCAACTGCAAGCTTGCAGACCGCAGGACCAACCCGGATCAAGTGACATCAGCTGGCGGCACTTTTCCGGCTGCGCGCGTGTTGCGGTGAGGAGTGCTCATGATGAGAGGACCGCAACTGTGCCAAGGTGCGCCCGCGTAAGCGCTCGCCGCTCGCATTCGCCAAGCCTGCTCCTCCTCCAGCTTTCGATCATTTCGGCCGACATGTTCACCCGAGCCAAATCGGATCATCGGCGCGGGGTCCTTCTTTCCGATGTCGCAACAATCGTGTTTTTCGAAAGATCGCGGCGTGACTCACACCGCGCCACCGCCGTCCATCTCGAGCTGCTGCCTCGCACCGCTGACCCCGAAGGGCTCCTTTGCTGCGGCAAGATGATTTGCCTATCTTACCCGAAGCATCTATGTCCAGCGCGCTTGCCAAAGCGATACTGTTAGAGGCTGGAATTGAGTGAGTGAGCGGCCGGACGAGCAAGCCAATACCGCGACAGCTCGCCGTCGAGCCTTATGTTCGATGGGATCCTTACGGCGAATCCGCCAGACACTGCCCCCCGATCTGGGAAGTCGCTTTGACTTGAGCACGGTCTTAAGACGCGCATTAAACTCCTCCACCAAGCTACAGCATCTCTGCTTTGCTATTGCGGACCCGTATAGCGAGGCTACCAAAGGCTTGCCAAGTGATTCTGCAAAGGCAGTGTCGCTAGGAATCCTTGCACTTCGGGTGGATTACATCTGCCGAGGGCCGTCCGATGTACTGCGCTCCGCGACACCGAGCCGGCGCAAGCCTAAACACGCAAGTTATTGCTGTATTAGTTATGCCAAGGCTTTCCCCGGGCGTGAGCGCGCGGCACCTGGGGCGGCCGTAGACGCGTTTTGAGTGCCGCCACATGCGACGGATATGGCACGATTGTTCGAGACCCGGTCCTTAAATTGGGAGCAACGTTTTGCCAGGCGCTTCAGATGCGCCTGCGTTGAGATGATGTCTTCAGGACTGGTCTTGAGCTCCGTCTCCCCTCATTCTCCCGACGTTTACGGCGGCGGACCTGCGTCGTTGAAGAGCAGCCATCATCTTCCGGCACTCAAAACCTGGGAGCAATCGCGCGAGCGACGCCTTCGAGCCCACATTGCCAACACAAGAGGGCTAGCCGACGGTCGAAAAAGCTGTTAGGCGCCGAGCCGGCCGCCGCGCCGCGCACGTGATCGCGCGACTGATCTACGATAATCAACCCAATCAACCGCACCGCGCGCGTAGGTAATAGACGTCACAGCAAGGATTGCGACTGAAAAAGAGCCATCTGGTCAGATCAGTGCTGTGTCTGGGCTTCCCGTTTCGGGAGGCCGTGTCTCAGCGGGTTGCCACGCACATGCTTTCGCTTCTCCTGATGATCAGGCCGCAAATAGGCACCGCTGCTGCAGGATCGAGGAGACATTGTACAGTTTCGGTTAGTGCGCTCTTGGCAAAAGGGAAGCAAACGCCGTGTTGCACAACGGCACCACGTGGACGCACCCGTCACAATCTTTCGCACACGTCGCCGCTCCGTCTCCTTTTTGCCCCACCACAGCCAAACGGCTTCGTCACGTGCGGCGCGAGTGCAATCATCAAGGGAGCTTTCTGTTGGATAAGCCGAGCGGAGTCTACGATCCGGATGATCTCGCGAGCTTGGGAAGGCTGTTCGATCAAGCGATCGCGTCTTTACCGTCATGCATGCGAACCAGCGAGAATCGCGTGGCGATCGCCAGACTGGTCATGCAACGCGCAGCGAGGGACGAATTGGCGTCGCTAGCGTACTTGATGCTTGCACTTGTCTCGGCCGCTTGAGCACCGGCATGCACTCTAACCTCCTGGGGCCTGCAGCAAGAGACGCATCATCTAGATCATTGAAATAACTTGATTCTCACGTGACGTCAGGTTGTAGGCTTGCAAATTGAGGATCATGACAAACGCGATACCACGACGGCGCCGATGGCGCATTGGAGAACTTGCAGAGGCGACCGGTGTAACCGTACGCACTCTGCATCATTACGAACATACCGGGTTATTGACGGTGTCGGAACGTACGTGTGGCGGTCACCGCATGTACGATCGGGAAAGCCTACAACGCGTCTCCCAGATTCGCGCTCTACGTGAGCTCGGCTTCTCGCTTCCTGAGATCCGCAAGGCGATCGAGGGGCGGACATCTCTCACGGACCTGTTGCGAAACCATCTGGAGCGGATTGAGCTTCAAGTCGCGCGCGCGACATTATTACGGGATCGATTGCGCACTATGACGACGCAAGGTGAGACAGAAGTCAGTGTCGACGAGCTGCCGGCGACGCTAGATGCCATGTCGCGGATTGAGGAGCGTACCCCCTCTGCCATCTGCACGTGCGCCTCTAACGCTAGCCGCGAAGATCGGTGGCGAAAGATTCGGGACGAGCTGCGAAGCTGCATGGACCAGGGTGAGCCTCCGTGCTGCAAGCGGGCAAATGCAATCGCGCGTCAGGCCCGTTCGCTGCTGACTGAGATCGCAGGAGTTGATTCGACTGTCTCGATGATACTTAAGGTGCTGACGCGATTGACTGAACCACACAATCTCGCCGGCTGGGATGCGAGCCTCATGCGATACCTCGATCTCGCCCTCGCCGCGCTGGAGGACCAGCTGGGAAAGAATTGAGCGCACCCGTTGCGACGCCCTCCCACTGCAATGTCGCCAAACCCAATGAGCTCATGGTGATCCTTGTCTGAGCCAGGATCGTTTGGTCCCTAGCAGTTCGCCTCCAAAGCTGCGTTGTCCCACTATTTGGTGTTTCGCTCTGCGGAGCTTTGGCAATCAACCTCGACGAGCACGCTTCAAAGTACTTGATTCGTACGTAGCGTCACATTGTACCTTCTAAACGCATCGACGCAGCAGCGGGGCGACGGACAGAGCGTCGGCTAAATTAAGGGATACTCCGATGACCGGCACCACTTACGGACGTTCTCGGTGAGAGTTCTCCACGAGAACCCGTCGCTCAATGATCGTCCCGCGCCGTCCAAGCGTCTCCTCGGCACACGTCTGTCGAGCACGGAAGGTTGGCGCGAGTACCGGGTATCGGCGGGATGTTCGATATTGGGGCTGTCAGCCTTAGACCGCTTCTCCTGACTAGTTTCGGAACGTCCATTCGTCCGTGTCCGCCCGATGCTTATGCCCAACCTGGCAACAACCTGAGCCCATCCGTACCCAACCTGAGTTCGACTCAAACATCATTGCGCCGGATTGTTGGTCGCCGTCATACCAGGATGGCGAAGCAGACCAAGTCGTAGCGCGAGACATCGGGAGCCCTACATGTCGGTCCTTCGTGTTCACAGGCTTGCAGCTGCTGCGCTCCTTTCTTTGGCCCTGAGCTCCAGCGCCAGGGCAAAAGATGTTTACATTGCCGTAGCCGGTCCAATGACGGGAAGCACTGCGGCGCTCGGCGCGCAGATACGCGATGGAGCGGCCGCAGCCGTGGATTCGATAAATGCATCGGGTCTGCTGCCTGACACAAGGCTCATATTGAAGATCGCGGACGATGCATGCGATCCCAAGCAGGCCGTCGCTGTTGCCAATCGCCTGACAAGTGACGGGATCAAGCTCGTCGTTGGTCACTTCTGTTCATCTTCGTCGATTCCGGCTTCAGACATATACGCCGAAGCCGAGGTAATTCAGATTTCGCCCGGCTCGACGAATCCGCGTCTGACAGAGCGTGGCCTAGCCACGCTGTTTCGGATTTGCGGCCGCGATGACCAACAAGGCAGGGTTGCGGCCGATTACATCGTCCGCCACCACCAAGGCGCAAAGCTCGCAGTCCTCGACGACAAGAGCACAGCAGGCAGCGGTATCGCCGATATCGTTGAATCGCGCCTTCGTGCAGCCGGCGAGCATCCCGTTCGACAAAGCTATGTTGCAGGCGAGAAGGATTACACCGCTCTCGTTTCGCGACTGAAGAGAGAGGGAATCCAGCTCGTCTATATCGGCGGCTATTACAACGAGATCGGCCTGATCGTGCGTCAAGCCGCGGAGGCGGGCGCACGTCTGACCGTGATCGCCAACGATCCGCTGATGACATCCGACTTTTTGGCCATTGCCGGCGAGGCCGCGAACGGCACGCTCTTTACCTTTATGCCGGATCCGACGAAGAATGCTGCAGGCGCAGCTGCTGTCGCCAAGCTCAAGGGTTCGAGCCTAACCGCCGCAGGTTACACGCTCTACGCTTATGCCGCGGTTCAAGCATGGGCCGACTCCGTCAAACGGGCCGGCACCTTAGATGCCACGCGGGTCGCTGCGGCCCTCCGCTCCGAGTCAATCGACACGGCTATCGGCACTGTTGCATTCGACTCCAAGGGAGACAATGCCGCTCCTGGCTTCATCGTTTACCGCTGGCGCGACAATACCGTCGAAGCGGTCGAGCAGAACTGACCGCCCGTCCCAACACCGCACGGAGCGTTCGAATGATGAACCATCCTCGATATAGCGAGTACGCGCTGCTCACGTGCCTCGCAATCGCCGCAGTCGCAGCATTTCTCACCCTCGCAGCAATGCTATCACAGCTATCGTGCGCGCCCGCAGTGCCGCCCGAAGAGTACGTTCCCATTCGCCTGGTGCCACTGCAGTGAGCATCACTTCCACATTCGGAAGGCCGACGAATATCCGTGTCTTCTTCCAGCTATTGAAATTGATGCGCGCCTCGCTCTCGGGAGTGAGCTGTCAGGGCCTCTTTAGAACGAACGTACGTCTTGAAACGATGTCAGTCACGCGCAGTCCGTCTGCCGATTGCGCGGGTTCGAGCCAATCGTTAGCTGGGCCGTTCGGTCGAGGGACGTGGCCTTCCATCTCTTTCCTGGAAACAGGTATTGGTTCGGAAAACGCCGTGCGACGCCTGATCCGTGCTGATGGCTATCCGGCCTTGAGACGGAGTCTGATCCGGTACGGCCCTTAGAGCCAGGTCTGCCTCCCAACACTCACATTCATGCAGGCCTCGCCCTTCTTGGGTCCGAACAAAGCGCACGCACCACGTACGCTCGCCGAACGCCCTCAACTATTCGTCGATAACAAGGGAGAACGCCACTTTGGATGCAAAGCTGCAGACTATGCTTTCCTCGCTCTCGCCGGTGGCTCGCGAACTGGATGCTCTACCGTCGGGGCGTCCCACCACCGACAACAATTGCGTGAAACTAAACACGAATGAGAACCCCTTTCCGTTGCCAGGCGTCGTGATGCGAAGCGCAATTGCAGCTCTTGAGCTGCAATACCGCTACCCAGAAGACGACAATGTCAGCTTGAGGCAAGCGGCCGCAGCTGCGTATGGCATTGCAACTGATCGCGTGATCGCTGGCAATGGATCGTCTGAACTCCTCAGCCTGATTTACAGAGCCTTCCTTGCCCCGGGCGACGAGGTCGCAATGATGTCGCCGGGTTTTTCCTTCAATCGCAAGCTTGCCATGTTGCAAGGGGCCCGCTTTATAGAAATTCCCTGGTCTGCACCTCACTGCTTGCCGATGGACCAGCTGCTTGTCGGTCCCGCTAAAAACTCCAAGTTCATTCTGCTGGCCAATCCGAATAACCCGACCGGAACCTTTGTTCCGCTCGCTGAGATCGAGCGCCTCGTTACACGATCTGACCGATTGATTGTATTGGACGAAGCTTACGTCGATTTCGCACCTGAGGACGGCCTACGCCTCGTTGAGCGCCATTCGAATCTTCTGGTCCTGCGCACATTTTCCAAGAGTTATTC from Bradyrhizobium lupini harbors:
- the hisC gene encoding histidinol-phosphate transaminase produces the protein MLSSLSPVARELDALPSGRPTTDNNCVKLNTNENPFPLPGVVMRSAIAALELQYRYPEDDNVSLRQAAAAAYGIATDRVIAGNGSSELLSLIYRAFLAPGDEVAMMSPGFSFNRKLAMLQGARFIEIPWSAPHCLPMDQLLVGPAKNSKFILLANPNNPTGTFVPLAEIERLVTRSDRLIVLDEAYVDFAPEDGLRLVERHSNLLVLRTFSKSYSAAGIRVGFGFGHPELIGRLRNIQNVFNMNVVAHAVGMSVLAHRDAYEENHRHVRLERQRVTAALADFGFCVTPSHANFLLARVPVGQGGRWWQAALQDQRVLVAFFPDAGLEECIRVSIGTKRQMDAFLAAVGSILRKVGCRG
- a CDS encoding NodA family N-acyltransferase; protein product: MNMIVPESKRGVSARPPVRWRLCWENDLELADHIELSDFFRKTYGPTGEFNAKPFEGHRSWAGARPEIRAIGYDDRGVAIHIAALRRFIKVGQTDLLVAELGLYGVRPDLEGLGITHSIRVMYPVLRDLGVPFGFGTVRAALQKHITRLLGRQGLATVLPGLRVRSARPDIYLTVPPTRVEDVVGLVLPIGRPMSEWPAGDTIERNGPEL
- a CDS encoding response regulator transcription factor, whose protein sequence is MANLMKVAHTRDVVAIVNADQSVREDLTDMVFSAGYVPEPFESAEGFSKSDRRSITSCLTADMHPSAMSGLELLDHLVASGGAIPTVLLTGHSEHDVRRGPGLQFMSKPFEGSELLACVRSQIANRNDAL
- a CDS encoding MerR family transcriptional regulator codes for the protein MTNAIPRRRRWRIGELAEATGVTVRTLHHYEHTGLLTVSERTCGGHRMYDRESLQRVSQIRALRELGFSLPEIRKAIEGRTSLTDLLRNHLERIELQVARATLLRDRLRTMTTQGETEVSVDELPATLDAMSRIEERTPSAICTCASNASREDRWRKIRDELRSCMDQGEPPCCKRANAIARQARSLLTEIAGVDSTVSMILKVLTRLTEPHNLAGWDASLMRYLDLALAALEDQLGKN
- a CDS encoding branched-chain amino acid ABC transporter substrate-binding protein — encoded protein: MSVLRVHRLAAAALLSLALSSSARAKDVYIAVAGPMTGSTAALGAQIRDGAAAAVDSINASGLLPDTRLILKIADDACDPKQAVAVANRLTSDGIKLVVGHFCSSSSIPASDIYAEAEVIQISPGSTNPRLTERGLATLFRICGRDDQQGRVAADYIVRHHQGAKLAVLDDKSTAGSGIADIVESRLRAAGEHPVRQSYVAGEKDYTALVSRLKREGIQLVYIGGYYNEIGLIVRQAAEAGARLTVIANDPLMTSDFLAIAGEAANGTLFTFMPDPTKNAAGAAAVAKLKGSSLTAAGYTLYAYAAVQAWADSVKRAGTLDATRVAAALRSESIDTAIGTVAFDSKGDNAAPGFIVYRWRDNTVEAVEQN
- a CDS encoding LysR family transcriptional regulator, with the protein product MRFKGLDLNLLVAFDALVTQGNLTTAARSINLSQPAMSAAVARLRTYFRDELFTMKGRKLVPTPRAEALAAPIREALAHIQHSIISPDGFDPSQSNRRFRIILSDFMTVVFLRGVVDRVAREAPTISFELLPPAEEPDELLRRGEVDFLMYPQMFMSSAHPKAALFEDTFVCVGCPMNKQLASRLTFEKYISIGHVEAQFGRSLRPSFHEWLLLEHGFKIRTEVAVQGFGMIPPMLLGTNRIASMPSRLVSHFAQTMPLRVVEPPLRLLTFTEAVQWPAIHNTDPASMWLRNIFLQQASTMVSPSEISQCHGPS
- the nodB gene encoding chitooligosaccharide deacetylase NodB → MRSTNDATEARSDYADAGGEPCVYLSFDDGPNPLCTPAILDVLAQHRTPATFCVIGAYAAAQPQVIQRIIAEGHEVANHTMTHPDLAKCIADEVEYEILTTNKVIGMACPGASVRHMRAPYGIWSKEAFAVSAKAELAALHWSVDPQDWSRPGVEAIVAAVLASVQPGAIVLLHDGCPPDELGRRPHAGRRDQTVTALAQLIPALHDRGFAIRSLPQPH